One genomic region from Desulfomonilaceae bacterium encodes:
- a CDS encoding sugar transferase, whose amino-acid sequence MHAIITLFNESRSFQPIARRRPVGMLPVLNRPLLEWQIMNCVRNGIRKILVIAVENPLSVGSFVGPDTRWGASIEMLVYKDPYSSEEVLKRVSGMMEFPVVLIPSESMLDLEYETFSNLRPDAKGKPIRILSTGHVEFGTDQDGVKRCFRVPVDAPLDTGCYVFEECNLDCSQLIDYFWDGNYLSVESPGDLWKANMACIGGCFHNFLGPDYGTLDQKEPRIGHHTVVDSNAIIHAPSFIGDYCRINPGARIAPFSVLGDGVIIDHSASVASSVIFKETYVGTDANIEDSMVIANIMINVNVGTWTSVGDPFLLSGVNKKIIYRLSQKIADRVLGALLFMLTSPVWIFKGIFRLTRGKTFFASHTLMVRDLYFDPASKDAARAVNFFYFDDAGPLVERLPALIEVVSGKLRLVGVRPLKEEDFDNYQEDWKQQRFEVLDGLFTPVDAECAGNTSEEEKIAVENYYSATRNLKEDLKIFLKAIKKLSLAH is encoded by the coding sequence ATGCACGCGATCATTACTCTTTTCAATGAATCGAGAAGCTTTCAGCCAATTGCAAGGCGCAGGCCGGTAGGTATGCTTCCTGTTCTTAACAGGCCCCTGCTCGAATGGCAAATAATGAACTGCGTCAGGAACGGGATTAGGAAGATCCTCGTTATTGCGGTAGAAAACCCGTTGTCTGTCGGAAGCTTCGTAGGGCCAGATACGAGATGGGGAGCGTCTATCGAAATGCTTGTTTACAAGGATCCGTACAGTTCGGAGGAGGTTCTAAAACGTGTTTCCGGCATGATGGAATTTCCGGTAGTTCTGATCCCTTCAGAGAGTATGCTGGACCTTGAATACGAAACATTCTCAAACTTGCGTCCCGACGCCAAAGGAAAACCGATCAGAATCCTGTCGACCGGACACGTTGAATTCGGGACTGATCAGGATGGTGTCAAGCGTTGTTTCAGAGTACCGGTTGATGCGCCTCTGGACACAGGATGTTATGTTTTCGAAGAGTGTAATCTGGATTGCAGCCAATTGATCGACTATTTTTGGGATGGGAATTACTTGTCTGTCGAGAGCCCTGGAGATCTTTGGAAGGCCAACATGGCTTGCATCGGGGGATGCTTCCACAATTTCTTGGGACCGGACTACGGGACACTAGATCAAAAAGAGCCCCGGATAGGTCACCACACAGTCGTCGATTCCAACGCCATCATACATGCCCCGAGCTTCATCGGAGATTATTGCAGGATTAACCCCGGAGCGAGAATAGCTCCGTTCAGCGTTCTAGGTGATGGCGTTATAATAGACCATTCAGCGTCAGTCGCGTCCAGTGTAATCTTTAAGGAAACGTATGTTGGGACGGACGCGAACATTGAAGACAGTATGGTCATCGCAAATATAATGATCAATGTTAACGTAGGAACATGGACATCGGTGGGGGATCCATTTCTTCTTTCAGGTGTAAACAAGAAAATCATCTACAGGCTTTCTCAAAAGATAGCCGATCGAGTTCTCGGCGCGCTTTTGTTCATGTTAACCTCCCCGGTATGGATTTTTAAGGGAATCTTCCGATTGACAAGGGGAAAGACATTTTTTGCTTCTCACACACTAATGGTTCGGGATCTTTATTTTGATCCCGCGTCAAAAGACGCTGCTCGGGCTGTGAATTTCTTTTATTTTGATGACGCAGGTCCCCTTGTGGAGCGTCTTCCGGCGCTAATTGAAGTGGTATCGGGGAAACTGAGGCTAGTAGGAGTGAGACCGCTCAAAGAGGAAGATTTTGACAATTACCAGGAAGACTGGAAACAACAGCGATTTGAAGTCCTTGATGGTCTTTTCACGCCGGTGGACGCAGAGTGCGCTGGAAATACATCCGAAGAAGAAAAGATTGCGGTGGAAAATTACTATTCAGCCACGAGGAATCTTAAGGAGGACTTGAAGATTTTCTTAAAGGCGATCAAGAAACTATCATTAGCTCACTGA
- a CDS encoding fused response regulator/phosphatase → MSRSKVLVVEDHPMSRRILETMLTQSYEVISAASGQEAIDKARLDPPDLVLLDIEMPGLNGFETLEILKGGIIEQAVPVIFLTALEDSKSRETGLQAGAVDYITKPYDKQELRIKVKNHLALYEARKEIEIRNKVMAREMEMASQLQRSLLPEDFPSCDNVAFSALYKPVSPAGGDFYDVIELGPSRIGFAEVDVSGHGVAAAMVGAMFKMAFQSFARTTGSPAELLKVINDQMFGILPDSDFLTVFYGVINLETLELVYTNAGHPRPFLFRPNDGTFEELEIGGPLVGALSGMDYEDGRVQLEKGDRILVFTDGVTETLSDTDDNSLDDFYGLDRLKQMLVNNSNCAMDEILSTILDDLINFHGSKIFEDDITMFLIHVV, encoded by the coding sequence ATGAGCAGATCCAAAGTTCTAGTTGTCGAAGACCACCCTATGAGCCGGCGTATATTGGAAACTATGCTCACACAGAGCTATGAGGTAATATCCGCCGCTTCCGGCCAGGAAGCGATCGATAAAGCCAGGCTTGACCCTCCTGACTTGGTTCTTCTAGACATAGAGATGCCGGGACTGAATGGTTTTGAGACGCTTGAGATTCTCAAAGGGGGAATCATTGAACAGGCCGTGCCAGTTATATTCCTCACAGCCCTCGAAGACTCAAAAAGTCGTGAAACAGGTTTGCAAGCAGGCGCAGTAGACTATATTACAAAACCTTATGACAAGCAGGAACTTCGAATAAAGGTGAAGAATCACCTTGCTCTGTACGAGGCCAGAAAGGAAATTGAAATCCGCAACAAGGTCATGGCCAGAGAAATGGAAATGGCTTCACAGTTGCAGAGATCGTTGTTGCCGGAAGATTTCCCGAGTTGCGATAACGTGGCTTTTTCAGCGTTATATAAACCTGTTTCCCCCGCAGGTGGTGATTTTTATGACGTCATTGAACTCGGACCCTCGAGAATTGGATTTGCCGAGGTAGACGTGTCGGGGCATGGCGTAGCAGCCGCTATGGTGGGAGCGATGTTCAAAATGGCGTTTCAGTCATTTGCCAGGACTACAGGCTCACCAGCGGAACTGCTCAAGGTCATAAACGATCAGATGTTCGGAATTTTGCCCGACTCGGATTTCTTGACGGTTTTTTACGGTGTAATCAACCTGGAAACCCTTGAGTTGGTTTATACTAACGCTGGACACCCTCGACCCTTTCTTTTTAGACCAAATGACGGAACATTCGAAGAACTTGAAATTGGAGGCCCCCTGGTGGGAGCCTTGTCTGGAATGGACTACGAGGATGGTAGGGTTCAACTTGAGAAAGGGGACAGAATTCTAGTGTTTACGGATGGAGTCACCGAGACTCTTTCGGACACCGATGACAATAGTTTAGATGATTTCTATGGGCTGGATAGACTTAAACAGATGCTGGTAAACAATTCCAATTGTGCCATGGACGAAATTCTTTCCACGATCTTGGATGATTTGATAAATTTTCACGGCTCGAAGATTTTTGAAGATGATATAACCATGTTTTTGATCCATGTTGTCTGA
- a CDS encoding response regulator, with protein sequence MDQFKVLVIDDEIDFVETMVKRLKDRGLKAEGATSGQEGLECLDRNTPDVVVLDVKMPKMSGIEVLKEIKKRAPLTEVVMLTGHGSVEAGIQGLQLGAYNYVMKPVPFTELLGLIVQAYERKLIEQDRGA encoded by the coding sequence ATGGACCAATTCAAAGTATTGGTAATAGATGATGAGATTGATTTTGTCGAAACAATGGTCAAGCGTTTAAAGGACAGGGGCTTGAAAGCTGAGGGGGCCACCAGCGGTCAGGAAGGACTCGAATGCCTGGATCGTAATACTCCGGATGTTGTTGTTCTCGACGTGAAAATGCCGAAAATGAGCGGAATTGAAGTCCTGAAGGAGATCAAGAAGAGAGCGCCTCTCACCGAAGTGGTGATGTTAACTGGGCATGGATCAGTTGAGGCCGGCATCCAAGGGTTACAACTAGGAGCTTACAATTATGTTATGAAGCCGGTTCCTTTTACTGAATTGCTGGGTTTGATCGTTCAGGCTTACGAACGCAAACTCATTGAACAAGATCGTGGCGCTTAA
- a CDS encoding ATP-binding protein, which yields MKFNPKIHYLTPLLVGTIAVPIFYLEGPIFGVTLLLVAGVCAFQVRFLVSKSFSKPDLEINQLPECPRPKVFSSIDELASGIAHEINNPLAIIAQEATWIDTLLRKRFCQGSATQNEIEDCLDSSSEIQRQVERCNLIITKLLSMARELNIVVQKIDINEVTRTVYEIATREKSVSKTEVTLELDPRAPVILSDGPLIRQVLLNILMNAKQAVGEKGKIKIKTRLRENKWVDIDIQDNGCGISEENIQKIFRPFFSTKKGQGTGLGLAICRGVIEELGGRINVESQPGSGTLFTVSLPLRLRVSGTN from the coding sequence ATGAAATTTAATCCCAAAATTCATTATCTTACACCTTTGCTGGTGGGAACAATCGCCGTCCCGATTTTCTATTTGGAAGGACCTATCTTCGGAGTAACCTTATTACTGGTGGCCGGTGTGTGTGCCTTTCAGGTTAGGTTTTTGGTGTCGAAAAGTTTCTCGAAACCCGACTTGGAAATTAACCAGTTACCCGAGTGCCCCCGTCCGAAAGTATTTTCTTCCATTGATGAACTCGCCTCAGGAATAGCCCACGAAATCAACAATCCTTTAGCTATAATAGCTCAAGAAGCGACATGGATTGACACGTTACTTCGTAAGAGATTTTGTCAGGGTTCTGCTACCCAAAACGAGATAGAAGATTGTTTGGATTCATCGTCGGAAATCCAGAGACAGGTAGAACGCTGTAACCTGATCATCACGAAATTGTTAAGCATGGCGAGAGAGTTGAACATTGTAGTTCAAAAAATAGACATAAACGAAGTAACACGAACGGTCTACGAAATAGCCACAAGAGAAAAATCCGTTTCAAAAACAGAGGTCACACTGGAACTTGATCCAAGGGCTCCTGTAATTCTTTCGGATGGTCCTTTGATACGGCAAGTGCTGTTGAATATCTTAATGAACGCCAAACAGGCGGTTGGAGAAAAAGGAAAAATAAAGATCAAGACCAGGCTTAGAGAAAACAAATGGGTTGACATAGACATTCAAGATAACGGATGTGGAATTTCAGAAGAAAACATCCAAAAGATTTTTCGTCCTTTTTTTTCGACAAAGAAAGGACAGGGAACCGGACTCGGTCTAGCTATTTGCCGAGGAGTTATCGAAGAATTAGGGGGGCGCATAAATGTAGAAAGTCAGCCAGGTTCTGGAACACTCTTCACTGTTAGCCTTCCTTTGAGGTTAAGGGTATCAGGGACAAATTGA
- a CDS encoding response regulator has product MNVKPKVLIVDDEERFRSTMRKLLLAEGLEAFTCGSAIHALEELRKNHYDIVILDVQMPDMTGVEALPQIKLVDPEIEVIVLTGHASVDTAKSIIKNGAFDYLLKPYSMETLLEKIESAFDRKIARKKLIP; this is encoded by the coding sequence ATGAATGTGAAACCAAAAGTGCTAATTGTAGATGACGAAGAGCGCTTCCGCTCAACCATGAGAAAACTACTTCTTGCGGAGGGATTGGAAGCTTTTACCTGTGGAAGCGCAATCCATGCATTGGAAGAATTGCGCAAGAATCATTATGACATTGTCATCCTGGATGTTCAAATGCCTGATATGACAGGTGTAGAGGCGCTGCCTCAAATTAAGCTGGTTGATCCGGAAATCGAAGTCATTGTGCTAACCGGACACGCTTCCGTTGATACAGCAAAAAGCATCATCAAAAATGGAGCTTTCGACTATCTTCTAAAGCCTTATTCCATGGAAACTCTATTGGAAAAAATAGAATCGGCGTTTGACAGAAAAATTGCCAGAAAAAAGCTGATTCCCTGA
- a CDS encoding sugar transferase produces the protein MPESNEKFERDYELMEKLYRKYARDGIRVSRWKQSIHFKIKKALWIIVVGGSRMLKRGIDIIGSLFGLILLSPVFALTALAIKVEDRGPVFFASDRAGKWGKRFKMFKFRSMILEADQLKDDLLDQNETGGVIFKMKRDPRITRVGRLIRKLSIDELPQLYNVLRGDMSLVGPRPHPPKEVELYTLTDRRRLDATPGLTCFWQVSGRSDINFETQVRLDVQYIESQSLLGDLKLLLKTIPAVLTGRGAY, from the coding sequence ATGCCCGAGAGTAACGAAAAATTTGAACGCGACTACGAACTAATGGAAAAACTGTATCGTAAGTACGCTCGGGATGGGATCAGAGTTTCCCGCTGGAAACAATCGATTCATTTCAAAATAAAGAAAGCTCTTTGGATAATAGTTGTTGGAGGTAGCCGAATGCTGAAACGGGGGATCGACATCATCGGTTCCTTGTTCGGACTGATTTTGCTCTCCCCTGTATTTGCCCTCACCGCTCTTGCCATCAAAGTTGAGGATCGCGGTCCGGTGTTTTTCGCATCGGATAGGGCGGGTAAATGGGGGAAAAGATTCAAAATGTTCAAGTTTCGTTCAATGATTCTTGAAGCGGACCAATTAAAAGACGATCTCCTGGATCAAAACGAGACGGGGGGCGTGATATTCAAGATGAAGCGTGATCCCAGGATCACGAGAGTTGGAAGATTAATTAGAAAGCTCAGTATTGATGAACTCCCTCAGCTTTACAACGTTTTAAGAGGTGACATGTCTCTGGTTGGTCCTCGACCTCATCCACCCAAGGAAGTCGAGCTTTATACACTGACCGATCGAAGGAGACTCGATGCGACGCCAGGGCTTACGTGCTTTTGGCAGGTTAGCGGAAGGAGTGACATAAATTTTGAGACTCAGGTTCGTCTCGATGTTCAGTACATCGAGAGCCAATCACTTTTGGGGGATCTCAAGCTGCTTCTCAAGACGATCCCAGCGGTTCTAACTGGAAGGGGGGCTTACTGA
- a CDS encoding ATP-binding protein translates to MTHKHYENLGSKMIAMTLSFSLVPLFALGATIYYEFNATFQNKIIESLRSLIQNRKSSIELFFDERVSQLNTIAQTHSFEKLKDEKFLTKVFNVIQSRSKSFIDVGVIDSDGNHIAYVGPYYEKLKSVNYSHEDWFQAVQSTGVYISDVFLGFRKVPHFIIAVTSVENNRVWILRATINSAIIDEIVRGAQLGKRGDAFIINRENILQTTPRFSGILLEHPNTPNFSSLRAATIESMNFKGDESLFGAIPISVPAQWVLVVKEDPKEEMALLFRAHYIEALILSCGVILVVLGTVFTTRLMTRRLMDIEKEKSKNEDLMIQSSKMAALGKMAAGIAHEINNPLQIIGDQAGWMKDLLESEEIQKSDNLEEFEGCIKKIERQVNRSREITHRLLRFGRRMETTQEIVDINHLVSETITFLENEAHFRDIQIQTEYEETLPKVSTDPNQLQQVFLNIIDNAIDAVGQSGLIKISTQSDSRNPGQLTVQISDNGPGISKEALSRIFDPFFTTKRPDEGTGLGLSISYGIMEKLGGLIEVESEEGHGTTFYIRIRKNGDSPRQVDSISKPKGLSAG, encoded by the coding sequence ATGACCCACAAACACTATGAGAACCTCGGCTCCAAAATGATCGCCATGACGCTCAGCTTCTCGTTAGTTCCGCTATTTGCTCTTGGCGCCACCATATATTATGAGTTTAACGCCACTTTTCAGAACAAGATTATCGAATCTTTAAGAAGTCTCATTCAAAATAGAAAGAGTTCAATTGAACTGTTCTTCGATGAAAGAGTCTCACAGCTTAACACAATAGCTCAGACCCATTCCTTCGAAAAACTCAAGGATGAGAAATTCCTCACAAAAGTTTTCAACGTCATACAATCAAGGTCTAAGTCATTTATAGACGTTGGTGTAATTGATTCTGACGGAAACCACATTGCTTACGTCGGGCCTTATTATGAAAAGCTAAAGTCCGTTAATTATTCACACGAAGATTGGTTTCAGGCAGTTCAATCAACGGGTGTATATATCAGCGACGTGTTTCTTGGGTTTAGAAAGGTGCCTCACTTTATTATAGCGGTGACGAGCGTTGAAAATAATAGGGTGTGGATATTAAGGGCCACCATTAATTCAGCCATTATTGATGAAATTGTCCGAGGCGCTCAGCTAGGGAAACGCGGCGACGCTTTTATAATTAACAGGGAGAATATCTTACAGACCACCCCCAGATTCTCCGGCATACTCCTGGAACATCCCAATACGCCCAATTTCTCGTCATTGCGCGCGGCAACGATTGAATCAATGAACTTCAAAGGTGATGAAAGTCTTTTTGGAGCCATTCCCATATCAGTCCCTGCACAGTGGGTTCTGGTCGTGAAGGAAGATCCCAAGGAAGAAATGGCTCTTCTGTTCAGGGCTCACTATATAGAAGCCTTGATTCTGTCTTGCGGAGTTATTCTAGTGGTTCTAGGGACAGTGTTCACAACGAGGTTGATGACCAGAAGATTGATGGATATCGAGAAAGAAAAATCCAAGAATGAAGACCTGATGATTCAGTCCAGCAAGATGGCTGCCCTGGGTAAAATGGCCGCTGGCATAGCGCATGAAATAAATAACCCGCTCCAAATTATTGGCGATCAGGCTGGATGGATGAAAGACCTGCTCGAAAGCGAAGAAATCCAGAAATCAGATAATTTAGAGGAATTTGAGGGCTGCATTAAGAAAATTGAACGTCAGGTCAACCGGTCTCGAGAAATTACTCACCGTCTACTACGTTTCGGAAGAAGGATGGAAACTACCCAGGAAATCGTAGACATAAATCACCTGGTGTCAGAAACAATAACTTTCCTCGAGAATGAAGCGCATTTCAGGGATATTCAGATACAAACGGAGTATGAGGAAACTCTTCCCAAGGTATCCACAGATCCCAACCAGCTTCAGCAAGTTTTCCTAAATATAATTGATAACGCGATCGACGCCGTAGGCCAGTCGGGCTTGATAAAAATAAGCACTCAGTCTGACTCAAGAAACCCGGGGCAGCTCACCGTTCAAATTTCTGACAACGGGCCAGGGATATCGAAAGAGGCATTATCGAGAATTTTCGACCCGTTTTTCACTACCAAAAGACCGGACGAAGGAACAGGATTGGGGCTATCTATCAGTTATGGAATAATGGAAAAACTTGGTGGGCTGATTGAGGTAGAAAGCGAAGAAGGCCATGGAACAACTTTCTACATTCGTATACGAAAGAATGGGGACTCTCCAAGGCAAGTCGATTCCATTTCAAAACCAAAAGGTCTGAGCGCGGGGTGA